The Terriglobus roseus region GTGAGTTGTGGTGCTTTGGAAGAGCATCCCGCAGTGCCTGAGGTGCAGGTAACAGCGAGATTGCCAACGTAGGTTGCGCGGCCGACAGTGGCATTGAGATATACGCTCAAACCGTGAATGACATAGATGTTGCTCTCAGCTTCAAAACCTTTAGTGATGGAGCTTGGTTGCAGGTAGTAGACCGGTTCGCCAGTAGAGTCCAGCACTGAGGAGTAGCTGTTCTGGAAGCGAGTGCGGTAGAAGTCTGCGTCGAAGGTGACTCGTTTCAGTTTCAGAACAGAGCCAGCCTGATACGTGGTGGAGCGCTGCTGCTTCGGAAGTGTTTTAACAGGTGTGCCAGTCGGACTCTGCGCATAGTCAAACACTGCACTTGGCGGTACAACGGAGCCAGTGGACGCCTGCGCATAGACAGACCAGTTGGATTTCAACTTATAGTTGCCGTCGATGGAGGGAAGCCAAGCAGAGTAGCTTCCGTGGTTGGTGATGAAGGTGTTGGGATCATTCGTACCGAGCCCACCGATCGTCTTTCCATCATCTGCGTACTGTTTTGTGGCGATGTCGTAATGCGAGAATTTTGTGCCCAGGGTCACGTCAAACTTACGCGTGACATGAAAGTCATACTCGGCAAAAGGTTGATAGGAGTTGGTCCAGTAGCTCTCATTGAAGTTCGAAAGAGCCTGATTCGCCCAATTGTTGACCGGGTCGGAGGGCGTTTGATGACGATTGGTTGCCGCCCATTCATACCAAAATCCAGCACGCAGAATTCCGAAGCTTGACACCTGGGACAGTTGTGAAGTCTCACCATATTTGCGATAGCTGTTGTATTTGTCCACGCCGCAGGGGATGGCTGTAACGCCTTTCTTGACGACGGGGATATTACAGGGCGCGATGGTCAGGCCGTTGTAGGTCGTCGAGCCGTTGATGGTCTTAGATTCAGTGATCGGAGTGGCGTTCGTGTACTTTTCGCCATTGTCATAGTTGTAGGTGTAGGGCTTTACCTCCAACGTGAAGTTCTTGCCAAACTCAGAGTGAACGCCCACGTACTCAAAATCTGTAGGTACATGGTAGGTGTTGTATTCGTTGTTGAGGTAGTTGACCGGATCGGAGTTATCCGTAAGCAAGAAGTTGATACCTGAACCCGCGAAGGGAGCAAGTGAGCCGGTGCAAGTGTAGCCACTGCTAGCGCCGTACATCTGGCAACGTGTTGCATTGAAGTTTGGTGTGTTGGCATCGAGCCAGATGACACCAGAGAATCCTGTCAGATAGTTCTTGTCATTGAAGCGATACTGGGCTTTGATGGCGCCTGCATTACGTGTCTGATGGTTCCATGTTTGGTAGCCGTCCGACTGCATGTGATGCACGTCGATGGATGCGTTGAATTTGCCGTGGAACAGTGATCCTGTGTCATATACGCCGTCATAGAGTTGGGTGTTGAAGGATCCAAAACTTACTTGCCCACGAATATTCGACACAGGCGAGAGATTCTTCGAAAGCAGATGAATAGAGCCGCCAAACGGGGCTGGCCCAATGGTGGATGCAGTGCCGGGACTGCGATCAAAGTCGATTCCACCTAAAAACTGTGATGGGAAGAATGCCCATGAATGGTGCGTTGGGGTATTGGTGTCATAAAACGGAATTCCATCAAAATCGATGTCGTAATTGCCATCAGGGAATCCGCGAAAGTACGTGCTCGACTGTCCAAGGCCAACACCATTGCTGTTCGTGGTGAAGGTTCCTGGGGCCATCTGTACGGCTTCTCCAAAGTCGGACACCGGCGACGTAAAGTTCTGAATGAAGTGTTGTGTGATTGATGTACGTGCTGAGCGTGCATCCAGAGATGCATCCATAGGAGCGAGCGCTGCCGCGATGGAGTGTGTTGCATCTGCCTCGACATTCACCTCAGTAGAAACTGAACCGACTTGAAGAGTGACTGGCAGGTTCGCAGTCTGTCCGTTGACGATGCTGACTTGGCGCGAAGTGAGAGCAAACCCGTTTGCGACAAACTCCAAGGTATATGTGCCAGGGTTCAATCCTGAGATGCTGTAGCGGCCCAGCGTGTCTGTGGTGACGGTACGGCTGTTAGTGCCGCCCTCCGACGTGACGCGAACGGTTGCCGTCGTGATAACTGTCCCTTTCGCATCAAGAACAGTGCCAGTAACGGTTCCGTTCGATTGAGCCAACAAGGACGCTGTAAATAGCGTTGTCGCGCATGTTGCGAGCAGTGCAGCCTTGGAATGCGATTTCAGGATGTTCATGAGGTCTCCAAAAAGATGAAACGAACTCGATTGGCCCGATTCAATTCGGGCGAGATTTTGCTAGCGCGATGCGACTGCGGTAGGAAACTTTGCGTGTAGTTCCTCCCGCGCTGCATCCAGTCGTTGGCGAAACGCCGGGTTTGACATCAGGGAACCAAATAGGACGGCAGCAAGCTGACGGCCTGCAGCAAGATCGCTGGCATAATGCACGCCACAGACCAGGCGGTTGTGTGCGTAGTCGTCGGTGCGTGCAAGAATCTCGTCCCTGCGGCTAGGGATGAGTTCGGCCAACGTGTAGCCTTCGAGGTAGCCGGAAAGCGTATGCCCGCTCGGGTATGAGTTTGACGCCTCGGTGAGCTTGCACACCGGATGCAGGGTTTTGTCAGCCTGGTATGGCCGAGGGCGAGAGAACACAGTCTTCAGAGGCACGCTGGCCACGCTCTCTTCGTTGTGAACATCCGTTGAGAGTGCCGCAAGTATCGGAAGGTTTTTCGCTGTGAAA contains the following coding sequences:
- a CDS encoding TonB-dependent receptor, giving the protein MNILKSHSKAALLATCATTLFTASLLAQSNGTVTGTVLDAKGTVITTATVRVTSEGGTNSRTVTTDTLGRYSISGLNPGTYTLEFVANGFALTSRQVSIVNGQTANLPVTLQVGSVSTEVNVEADATHSIAAALAPMDASLDARSARTSITQHFIQNFTSPVSDFGEAVQMAPGTFTTNSNGVGLGQSSTYFRGFPDGNYDIDFDGIPFYDTNTPTHHSWAFFPSQFLGGIDFDRSPGTASTIGPAPFGGSIHLLSKNLSPVSNIRGQVSFGSFNTQLYDGVYDTGSLFHGKFNASIDVHHMQSDGYQTWNHQTRNAGAIKAQYRFNDKNYLTGFSGVIWLDANTPNFNATRCQMYGASSGYTCTGSLAPFAGSGINFLLTDNSDPVNYLNNEYNTYHVPTDFEYVGVHSEFGKNFTLEVKPYTYNYDNGEKYTNATPITESKTINGSTTYNGLTIAPCNIPVVKKGVTAIPCGVDKYNSYRKYGETSQLSQVSSFGILRAGFWYEWAATNRHQTPSDPVNNWANQALSNFNESYWTNSYQPFAEYDFHVTRKFDVTLGTKFSHYDIATKQYADDGKTIGGLGTNDPNTFITNHGSYSAWLPSIDGNYKLKSNWSVYAQASTGSVVPPSAVFDYAQSPTGTPVKTLPKQQRSTTYQAGSVLKLKRVTFDADFYRTRFQNSYSSVLDSTGEPVYYLQPSSITKGFEAESNIYVIHGLSVYLNATVGRATYVGNLAVTCTSGTAGCSSKAPQLTVTAPSGLWVANTPSDTETEAVTWQHKGFDVGMFNKRVGTLYQDNGAYHNQATINPFTVSNLFFNYTVRSGGRFDQTKIRLSFNNLFNSHNITADKIAGTAATQNIAANGTTYVDPFNTTGQTPINGGDNISVLPGRSVMLSVTFGLSPKR
- a CDS encoding phosphatase PAP2 family protein, coding for MRQLTTISLFTSLLLCGALHAQEEIRTGTDNSMTGHTKAVHASRFLDLATLNLNVLIADPPAQNSTITDSELRELHAIESHRTNAQVAAAQADDAEEDIFVYHTIFGASFTAKNLPILAALSTDVHNEESVASVPLKTVFSRPRPYQADKTLHPVCKLTEASNSYPSGHTLSGYLEGYTLAELIPSRRDEILARTDDYAHNRLVCGVHYASDLAAGRQLAAVLFGSLMSNPAFRQRLDAAREELHAKFPTAVASR